In Rhodothermus marinus DSM 4252, a single genomic region encodes these proteins:
- a CDS encoding cation:proton antiporter codes for MLLAGVALPFLGELVALVVTSVLIAYLCYQIRLVPIVGFLLAGVLIGPGVLGLVRNETLIQNTAEIGVILLLFTIGIEFKLDQLRRIWRELLLGGGLQVGLTTLVVLGLSLALGIDVRAAIFTGFLVALSSTAIVLSVLSDRQETDTVVGRLAVAMLIFQDLAIVAMVLLVPVLGGGHGSALETLRALGEALLVVGGVLVLARRLVPWLLERIAHTRRHELFLLSVVAICFGTAWVTSLFGVSLALGAFLAGLVVSESTYSEYALSEILPLKALFNAVFFVSVGLLLDVSFVLARPLLVVGIVLGVLLVKVLATAAATRLLGYPMRVALALGLTLAQIGEFSFVLAQAGRDVGLTPAGMGEAGTQGLLAATVLLMAATPFLMALGRRLNVQLLRREGAAPEAPPEKAALEDHVIVVGYGPAGQRLVRVLRETGIPFIVIELNPHTVRAARAEGIPILYGDASRRHILEHAAIDRAKVCVVAINDEAATRRIVELARFLNPTLQIIVRTRFLRDVEPLQRAGADIVVPEELETSVRIFTQVLQAYFVPEDEIQRQVAAIRSGDYRIFRGSIQEAHLMVLQGLDEEGLHTRAVVVREGAPVAGKTLAELNLRQRYGLTVLAVRRGNRTIGSPAGDFRIEPGDRLVLIGLADQFARCADLFRPPRPPVDEA; via the coding sequence GCCATTCCTGGGGGAGCTGGTGGCGCTCGTGGTGACGAGCGTCCTGATCGCCTATCTGTGCTATCAGATCCGGCTGGTGCCGATCGTGGGGTTTCTGCTGGCCGGCGTGCTGATCGGACCGGGCGTGCTGGGGCTGGTCCGCAACGAGACGCTCATCCAGAACACGGCCGAGATCGGCGTCATCCTGCTGCTGTTCACGATCGGCATCGAGTTCAAGCTGGACCAGCTCCGGCGCATCTGGCGCGAACTGCTCCTGGGGGGCGGGTTGCAGGTGGGGCTGACCACGCTGGTCGTACTCGGGTTGTCGCTGGCGCTGGGCATCGACGTGCGTGCGGCGATTTTTACGGGCTTTCTGGTGGCACTCAGCAGCACGGCGATCGTGCTGAGCGTGCTCAGCGATCGGCAGGAGACCGACACGGTGGTCGGGCGCCTGGCCGTGGCCATGCTGATCTTTCAGGATCTGGCCATCGTGGCCATGGTGCTGCTGGTGCCCGTGCTGGGCGGCGGGCACGGCTCTGCGCTCGAGACGCTCCGGGCACTCGGCGAGGCGCTGCTGGTCGTGGGCGGCGTGCTCGTGCTGGCCCGCCGGCTCGTTCCCTGGCTGCTGGAACGCATCGCCCACACGCGCCGCCACGAGCTGTTTCTGCTGTCGGTGGTGGCCATCTGCTTCGGGACGGCCTGGGTGACCAGTCTGTTCGGCGTCAGCCTGGCGCTGGGAGCCTTTCTGGCGGGGCTGGTCGTCAGCGAAAGCACCTACAGCGAGTACGCCCTGAGTGAGATTCTCCCGCTCAAGGCGCTGTTCAATGCTGTCTTCTTCGTGTCGGTGGGACTTTTGCTCGACGTGTCGTTCGTGCTCGCACGGCCGTTGCTGGTGGTGGGGATCGTGCTGGGCGTGCTCCTGGTGAAGGTGCTGGCGACGGCGGCCGCCACACGTCTGCTGGGCTACCCGATGCGGGTGGCGCTGGCGCTCGGGTTGACGCTGGCGCAGATCGGAGAGTTTTCGTTCGTGCTGGCGCAGGCCGGACGCGACGTGGGACTCACGCCGGCCGGGATGGGGGAGGCCGGCACGCAGGGTCTGCTGGCCGCGACAGTGCTGCTCATGGCCGCCACGCCGTTTCTGATGGCGCTCGGACGACGGCTGAACGTGCAACTGCTCCGACGCGAAGGCGCCGCGCCCGAAGCGCCTCCGGAAAAAGCCGCGCTCGAGGACCATGTGATCGTGGTGGGCTACGGACCGGCCGGGCAGCGTCTGGTGCGTGTGCTCCGGGAGACGGGCATTCCGTTCATTGTCATCGAGTTGAACCCGCACACGGTCCGGGCCGCCCGAGCGGAGGGCATTCCCATCCTGTACGGCGATGCCAGCCGCCGACATATCCTGGAGCATGCGGCCATCGATCGAGCCAAGGTGTGCGTGGTGGCGATCAACGACGAGGCCGCCACGCGGCGCATCGTGGAACTGGCGCGCTTTCTGAACCCGACGCTTCAGATCATCGTGCGCACGCGCTTTCTGCGGGATGTGGAGCCGCTTCAGCGGGCCGGTGCCGACATCGTGGTGCCCGAGGAGCTGGAAACGTCCGTGCGGATCTTCACACAGGTGCTGCAGGCCTACTTCGTGCCGGAGGATGAGATTCAGCGGCAGGTGGCGGCCATCCGCTCGGGCGACTACCGGATCTTCCGGGGCAGCATTCAGGAAGCTCACCTGATGGTGCTGCAGGGGCTCGACGAAGAGGGCCTCCACACGCGGGCCGTCGTGGTGCGCGAAGGCGCACCGGTGGCAGGCAAGACGCTGGCCGAACTGAACCTGCGCCAGCGCTACGGGCTGACCGTACTGGCCGTGCGTCGGGGCAACCGGACGATCGGCAGTCCCGCCGGCGACTTTCGCATCGAACCCGGTGATCGGCTCGTGCTCATCGGGCTGGCCGATCAGTTCGCCCGCTGCGCCGATCTTTTCCGCCCCCCGCGGCCGCCGGTGGACGAGGCCTAA